The DNA region GGGATTGAAAGATAAATCGGGAGATTTGCGGGCATTAAGTATTGAAGGATTGAATCTGGAAGATGCCGAGATCAAAGCTGCGGCCCTGCCGATTTTATTGCAGCTGGCGAAAACAGATAAAGACACTGAGGTACGGGCTACGGCGATATCAAAACTGGCAGCTACGGGCGATGTAGCTTATAAAGCGCTGATGAATGAAAGCATCAAAGACCGATCTTACAAGGTAATTGCTGCGGGAATTGGTGGCCTGGCCAAGCTTGCTCCACAAGAAGCTTCGGCGGCTTTAGCGTCGCTTGATCAGGACACTAAAGACCACATGGCTTCGTCAATCGCAACTTTGTATATAAGCGATCCGAAAGATGAGAACCAGGCTTTTTATTCGGATATTATGGCAACCGGCGACCGCAATAAGATATTTGCTGTTATTGGCCAGTATTTTCAATACTTAAAAGCAAATACCAACCCTGCGGTAACGGAAAAAGGACTTAAGGATATTAGCAATGCAATTGAAAGGTTAAGCTTGCAAAAGTACTTAAACAAACAACTTGCCCTTGCTTATACGGCAACTGCACAAGGCAAATCGCAACAAGCGGCATCGGCTGGCGGCGAGGCAAAGGCTAACTTAACAAAACAAGCCGACCTGTTTAAAAAAGCAGCGGTAGACTTAGGAAAAGAATAATCGCTGATGACGGAATTAAAAAGGCCCGATTTGAAGTATCAAATCGGGCCTTTTGTTTTGATTGGTCAATCATCATTCAAGTTTTCGAGTTTCATCTTTGTGGATTTAAACCCACAGTTTTCCAATCGAGATTACTAATCTCGATTAACGGAAGTGAATGATGTCGTTGGTCGAGATTTGTAATCTCGACCCTAATAGCTTTGGATTTTTAATCCAGTTTAGAGCATTAAGGCCATTCCTAACTTTCCGGCTGGTCGAGATTTGTAACCTCGACCTAAATAGCTTTGGAGTTTTAATCCACACTCAATCTCCCGCTGGTCGAGATTTGTAATCTCGACCCTAATAGCTTTGGATTTATAATCCAGTTTAGAGCAGTAAGGCCATTCCTAACTCTATGTAGCACTTAAAACAAAGGGGTGTTTAAGATATAAAAATGTGTCTTTGTCGAGGTGAATGCTATAAACATAAAGTTTTTATTCTAAATTGGAGTATTAAACGAAAATCGCTATGGACGAAAAATTGAAGTACTTCTTTGATCATCCCACCACCCAAAAGGTTGGCATCTTACTTATTGGACTGGTAATCACATGGGGACTTATAAAAGTATTCCAAAAGAGCCTGTTATCAAGAATAAAGGATAATGACAGTCATTATAGAGCGAAGAAGACAAGCAGCTTTATTGGAGGCATTTTAACTGTTATTTTAATCATCATTGTTTTTAGCGACAAACTAGGTGGCTTTACGGTAGCCCTGGGTGTAGCGGGTGCAGGCATTGCTTTTGCGCTACAAGAAGTAATCGGCTCTTTTGCAGGTTGGCTGGCCATTGTATTTGGGGGTTTTTACAAGCCGGGAGATCGTGTTCAGTTGGGCGGAATAAAGGGCGATGTAATGGATATTGGGGTTCTACGCACCACCGTTATGGAAACCGGACAGTGGGTAGATGGCGATTTGTATAACGGACGAATTGTTTTAATTGCAAACAGCTTCGTTTTTAAAGAACCTGTTTTTAATTATTCGGGAGATTTCCCTTTTTTATGGGATGAAATAAAAATCCCAATTCAATATGGTAGTAATTACGAAAAAACCAAGGAAATACTCGAAACCGCGGGTAAAGAAATAGCTGGCGATTTAACAGTACAATCGCAACTGAAATGGAAAAAACTGCAAAACAAATTTCGTTTGGAGGATGCGCAAACCGAACCCATGGTTTCATTAGTCGCCAATGACAACTGGGTTGAATTTACTTTGCGTTATCTGGTAAATTATAAAAAAAGAAGAGCCACCAAAACCGAATTATTCAGCAGAATATTAAACGTAATTGAAACAACAAATGGCGAGGTAAAGTTTGCTTCTGCAACACTCCAATTGGTAAATCCGCAAGCGTTTAAAAAGAGTGGGGAGTAATAAATGATCGGGTTATGCTGCATCTTATAGCCCTGAACGGATGGGCTTGTGCTTGATTAA from Pedobacter endophyticus includes:
- a CDS encoding mechanosensitive ion channel family protein, which produces MDEKLKYFFDHPTTQKVGILLIGLVITWGLIKVFQKSLLSRIKDNDSHYRAKKTSSFIGGILTVILIIIVFSDKLGGFTVALGVAGAGIAFALQEVIGSFAGWLAIVFGGFYKPGDRVQLGGIKGDVMDIGVLRTTVMETGQWVDGDLYNGRIVLIANSFVFKEPVFNYSGDFPFLWDEIKIPIQYGSNYEKTKEILETAGKEIAGDLTVQSQLKWKKLQNKFRLEDAQTEPMVSLVANDNWVEFTLRYLVNYKKRRATKTELFSRILNVIETTNGEVKFASATLQLVNPQAFKKSGE